Below is a window of Arabidopsis thaliana chromosome 2, partial sequence DNA.
aataagtctACTAAGATTAAACAAGtcggaaaaacaaattataaaattaataattaaaataataagtcAACAGTTGAAAAAGTCATctatgtaagaaaaacaattaaccaAAATGTAAATCGACTGTTATAAAATAAGTcgatgaaaaataaatttagtcgacaaaaataaaagagaatattACATCAAGGGgcactttttaaaaacatttgacGTGTTCCAACACTTAAAAAACATTAGACACTTTTCCTTGTTAAAATGACTATTATACCCCAAAATTATTAGTAAGGCATATAACTGAcgattttcttatttttaaagtcCAATTTCTCTTTAATCTTTTAGAAAATCTcaatattcaaaatcaaaattgaatctCTTAGGGTTTCTCATCATCTACCATATTTCTCAACCATCTAtcgcttctcttcttcttctctggagATCTTTAAATACATTCATGAATCTGATTCTAAATCTCTGAAAGTCTCCAactttattacaaaatttggaCAACAGATACATGAAACATATGACGGTTTCTGTGCACTTCTCCTCCTCGTTTGACGACGTCGTTTATGGCCAAAGCCAACAACTTTAATTTCATTGTGTCCCCTTCAATCCATTACAGTCTATGATCCAATACAAATTACGAACCATTTGCTTGTTATCAACAACATTGTATCATATTCTCAATAAAATGTTTGTTGATGGATCttgtattaaaatatataaaacgaACTGTTTAGATAAGTCTATGTGGCCAGTTTATATTGGATACACAATTAGAGACATTTCAGTTTGTAGAGACCTCCACCTTCAAGATCTTATGAACAtggaattttggtttttttacaAACCACAGTTAATCGAATCTTCTGTTATTATGGACATGGTATATAGAATGGATATGGATCAGTAAAAAGGTTTCTGAATGAATATATCTTAATGGACTTGTTATTATGGATACAAAActattgtttgttgatttttctttcagtttgcAGAGACCTCCACCTCCAAGACCTTATGGACAAGAAAATTTGGTAGCTTTACAAACCACAGTTAATCGCATCTCTTTTATTATGTACATTGTATAATGAATAAATATGTATCAGTAAAAAGGTTTCTTAATGGATATACTTAAATGGACTCGTTTttatggatatatttaaatagactcgttatcttctttttgtcttcatGGGATTTAATCGGACGactattgtttaattttagcCCTAGATCTCGGCTGAATGATATTTCCGACGGTACGAAGGCTATGAAAACCAGATCTTCAGGTAACATTTCGATCATCATCTTCCCGAAGAAACCGAGTTCGTCGGAGATGTCGTCTCCGAGTTTGCAGAGATGGTTACCAGCGGCGAGAGGTGTTTCCGGTAATTTaagaaaggagaagatgaGTATAGTTAAGGAAGAAGCAGTGATGAGAAGAAATAGGAAAAACATTGGATTCTTCAAAAAATGAGGTTTCTTCATCGTTTCTATTGCGTTGATTTCATGGATAGATGTCTGCttaaggagaaagaagaaggaagaagatctGAGAGAGAGGAAGACCTTTTTCATCAGatataagattaaaaaaaaagcaaatttcatttctttttaaagaaaatattacgTGATTAGACAGTTATTTGGAAATGATATAATTGTCCTTTTTAcctccaaaaacaaagaaaagtgCCTCATCCCTGAAAAGTGCctcaaaaagaataagattTTGTAAAAGTGTCTAAACGTGTCACAttcccaaaataaaatataagttgTCAATTCAAAAAGTTCCTTATTACACTGATATACTAAGTATTTTCTTATAGTAGAAAGAGTGTTTTATATGAAAGCAACATTGTTtcttagaaaatattaaatttttattttgttgatccaaaatagtttatttatatttgagaaatttaatatatgaGAACTGTAAAATACAACGTTTGGAGAGAACGTAACACTAGAAAATACCATAAAGAACACAACCCGTGCACTCACCTCATTACCGTCATCGACAAGACCATTCGAGATCGCATCACCAGTCTTTATTATCAAGGCACCAGCAAATATGCAAACCTTCAGAACGGTGCAGGCTTCACTAACGTGATAATTTGTAATGTTCTGTTTTGAGATCATCTCCAGGCCTAGCTAACTTTATGCTAGGTTATTCAGCTGTGTATGTTTAAATGCGGCATGCGTTACTGTTTTGATAAAGTAGCTTTAGAAGAATGTAGTGTGTTGGGAATAagagtaattttgttttgtgtttaccAAATTACAGCACAACACAGACATATTCATTCTTCATGCTCGTGATAGTGCCTAGAGAATTAACGACTTGTGATCACATTATTAGAGGAAACTCCTAACTAATAAGGATTAGGATAAACAACACTACATGTGGTACACTCAACAACTCAAAGATTATCTCCTGAAACCTTATCCAACTGTTCTTCGGCCCCAAGCAGTGATGTAGATGGCTGGTCAAAGGCGAGGACATGGTCTGACTGATGGTAAGAAGTGTTCAAGCCTGATTCTAGTATTGGGTGACCCACTACAATATCAGGTGTATAACCAGCTGCACCTCTCACCAATCGAGGCTTCTTTGATAATCTCTCCTCTCCTGTGCTCTCATCTGGAGACCCAATGTTACACCCTGAGTCTGGTGTTAAAGGCTCCCGGTAAGATGAGAGAGACTCGTCAACTGAGAGACTTTTGTCTGGTCCACAGTCCTTGCCAGACTTGTCTTGAAGAGGAGACTCAGATGTTGGGGCAGGGGTTGCAGGATCTGAATCGCCCGTTACTGGGGCTGAGGGTTCGCCGAGTACTCCACTGAGTCGTTGTTGCTCTTcaattatcttcttcaagtaCTTTCCTTGTGCTTCTATCCGTAGTTGCAGCTGTCTTTGCACCTAAGAAAAAATCACATCAAAGAATAATGTCATATGTAATGCAAAATTCAGTGCTACACTGAAAATCCTACTAATTGTTTCGTTGTTGCTTGTCTTTCTTAAGTAGGAATGGTGAAGCATACTTCTAGTTGCTCGTGTAATCGTTTCTGAACTTCCATCTGCAACTTGAGGGCTTCAGTTATCTGCATTCCCCTGTAATCTCGAAACGATATTGATCACTTAATCTGCGGCGCgaggtaatatatatatagcatcACAAATCAAGCTCAAAGAGGGAAATTTCACGTACGACGAGCCGTCCAACCCAGAGAGCATATCTCCAGATTCTTTCTTATCAGTTTTTTTCcctgaaaattgaaaaaaccAGTTTTCAGGTATATAGGAAACTGGtagaatgagaaagaagatgaagaaaatcaatgtccaCACTACCTTCAGAAGACGAATCTGGAAGATACTTTGCAAGTCGATATTTCTGACTCAAAATACACAAATGCAAAAATCAGCAAGGgtaagagaaagagagacgaGACAAGATGCCACACAGTTTGAGAATACCTGTAAGTGACTCTTGACATGATATATAGTTAAGCCTTGTACACCCATCACTCTAAGAACGCCTTTGGGTGTAGCTCCTTTGGAaatcaaaggaagaaaaatgtttaggAACCCTAAGCAAACAGACGATAGGCTTTCCCTCTCATGGATAGTAGTAAAGCATACAAGAAGAGCAATTTGATTATATTGGTGTGCATATTATTACCACAGATATTGATGAGGAAAACATGAGTTACTAAATTTACCATAGACtatacaagaaaaaaggaaacttacTATCAGGGCCACCAAGTTGAGCAACGGCATCAACGAAGCGTTCATGTAGCTCATGCGTCCAACGCAGACGTTGTTTGGATGCATGACTAGAATTGGGGCCTCCGTTGTCTGCTTCCATCAGGGCTAAGATATAAACACGATAAAGGGAAAGTAATGAGTAGTGGCAAAGCTAGGAAATGATAACATATGAGGACTGgccagagagaaagagatagaaatGGAAACAAGGAAGACGAAATAGCGCCCAGAATTAGCTAGTAAAAACAGTCCAAGTCAAGTTTAAGACTTGCTCCGGCAGATCCACCACAGGACACCAAAATCAGAGACATGTTCACTAAAATCGGAGGAATTTGTCGCCgagaaagcaaaaagaaaacacaatcCAAGGTTATGGAATCTACGAACCTGTGGGTGGTGGATCTATACACGACGCCCCTCCATTTTCGGAACTTGCTCTTCTCCAAGCTAAATCTTATCTGAAATAGAAGATATTGTGTTACAGACTAGTTTACTGAGTCCGGTGGGTTACAGGGCGGGCGGCGATGGAGCAGAGTCCTCCTCAAAAAAATTccagtcttcttcttatcgCTCGATCGACGAATTCCAGGCAGTGGCATTGACTATTGCTGCATTTCTTTCTGGGTAAGCCGGGCCTCTCGGTATAGGCCCAAACCATTCTAAGGCCCAAACCATTATATTAAGTTGGTTGGTCCACCAAAGTCAGCAGCAGCTAGAACAAGAGCGACTCTGCAGCTGCTCTTCTCCCGCTTCCTTCCTGTTAGTTAGCCTCAGAGATCCTCGTTCCCCGATAATGGATTTGGGAAAACTGATCCAGCTGTCTGCGCTGCTGTGCCCATTTCTTCTATCATTACACTTTAGAATCGCTGGGGCCTCCGCCCACATCTACTCTTCCCAGCCCTTCCACGATGTCGGTAATTCTCTCCTCCTCTACGGTGGCAGCGAGGGCATCTTCGCCTCTTCCCGATCTTTAATCAGGTATATTCTATGGATTACATTTTCAACTCTTTTGATGCTCTCTACTCTACTCTACTCATCCTCCCTCCTCACTGCAGGTTTGAGAACATCACTCTCTGGAGGACAATTACCGGTAAGGGCCACCGCAGCAATGGGTTAGTTCAAGCAGTGATCTTTGAAGCCTCCGATCGTAACAATATCGGTGGTTCAGCTTACGGAGGCCAAAGATCTATTTGCTGCACTCCAGATCTGGCCAAGCTTCAAGGCTGTAAGCAGGGTGAGATCATTAGGATTCCTTCTCCACATGACCCTCAATGGCCTATCCTCTTACCTGTCCGCTTTAAAGGAAAACGCTCGTCTGCTAAGATGGCAGACACTGAGATTCTTATCACCAAGACTGGAATCTATAATCTCTTATTCATATCTTGTGATCCACAACTTAAGGGCCTCAAAATGACCGGAAAGACTGTTTGGAAAAATCCCGACGGCTATCTTCCTGGTAGGATGGCTCCACTCGTGAATTTCTATGTCTATATGTCTCTCGCTTATTTGTTGCTCAGTGCCGTCTGGTTCTTCCAGTATTTGAGGTTCCGGATGGATATATTGCCACTTCAACATTGCATTACTGCCGTCATTCTTCTAGGATTGCTTGAGATGCTCTTTTGGTACTTGgattatgctaattttaatcACACGGGGATGAGGCCTTTAGCCCTTACTACATGGGTTGTTACCATTGGTGCCTTGAGAAAGACTGTTTCCCGCATTCTCATTCTCTGTGTTTCCATGGGATTTGGGGTTGTCAAATCTACTCTTGGTGGTCTCACTTCTAAAGTCCTCCTTGTTGGAGTTACTTACTTCATAGCTTCTGAGATCCTTGATATTGCTGAGCACGTTGGCATCATTGACGATATGTCCGgaagatcaaaactttttcttgtCCTTCCTGACGCCTTCCTCGATGCATTTCTCATATTGTGGATATTTACCTCTCTTTCGAAAACACTGGAACAGTTACAggtatctctttctttctaaatatAGCCATCAGACTCTGTAAGTTGTAAGGGTTTTGAGGCAAGATTCATCAGACCAGCTATAAAATTCTTTATTACTGCAGATGAAAAGGACCTCGGTGAAGCTGGAAATTTACCGCAAGTTCTCAAATGCACTCGCTGTGATGGTTGTTGCCTCTGTTGCGTGGATAGTGTATGAGGTACCATCCTGTCAAGCCTGATTTGATGCTGATTTAGTAAACTCAAATCTTACCTCTAGGAAACAAACTGCTCAACTAAAACTGGCTTTGTTTCAAGCTAGGAAAAAAGAAGCTCCTTCTTTCTTGGAATATACCCAGCTTGCTTGCCTGATGATTTGTCCCCGTGCAGGTGTATTTCAAAGCAACAGATCCATTCAATGAACGATGGCAGACTGCTTGGACTATAACTGCCTTCTGGGATGTTATCGCATTCTTGTTGCTATGTATTATTTGCTATCTCTGGACCCCCTCGCAGAACTCCCAAAGGTATGTTACATCAACTTAAAAGGTTTTGATACCTCTCGGGCATACCAACAAATAAGCATGGTTTTGTGGAAACGGTTTCAGCTGAGCATGTTGTGGGAAGTCTTGGCTACATGCTAGTGGTTCTTATGTAGTGGTCCAATTTTGGTGTTCCTGGGTGTGATAGGGATGCTAATATGAAACTAATGATGGACAGATATGCATATTCGGGAGACGTGGATGAAGAAAACGAGGAAGCTCAATCTCTGACAGGGGGGAAGCAAGATGGTGATATTAGCTTAGTTAAGCAAGAGAAGAATGCGGAGTCGGACAgggaagaagatgttgaagaagataaaagagagTGAGGAGAGTCAGTATAGAAACGACGTGGCATCTGTGTTTGATCAAGAGTTGacgaaaatataaatatcagcAAGAGGTCAGCTATATAGCACAAAGCAACGAcgtaatacatatatatgatgtaaCTAAAGGATAGTAACTGtgtgtttgtatttgtttgtttttttaatatcagaTCCAACATTTTTTGAGTCATCTCTAACCCTTGTCTGAGTGTGAGATTTGCCTAAAATTGCTGTAAATTAcattattgatatttttattggtGGTTAAAATTGTGAAACATTAATTTGTCAATAATACTAGAGTCCAGACACGGAAACagggtctctctctcttgttgtGTATAATTTCAACACCGCTATTAcagaagaagagtgaaaaGGGAGAGGGAGCTTCCTGCTTTCACTTACTatgcctcctcctccttctaGTTCTAGAGCAGGTCTCAACGGCGATCCGATTGCTGCTCAGAACCAGCAGCCGTATTACCGGAGCTACTCATCGTCGTCGTCGGCGTCGCTGAAGGGATGCTGCTGCTGCTTGTTCTTGCTGTTCGCGTTCCTGGCGCTGCTGGTACTGGCGGTGGTGCTCATCGTAATACTGGCGGTGAAGCCGAAGAAGCCGCAGTTCGATCTGCAGCAAGTGGCAGTGGTGTACATGGGGATCTCCAACCCAAGCGCTGTTCTGGATCCAACCACCGCCTCCCTCTCCCTCACCATCCGGATGCTCTTCACCGCCGTCAACCCAAACAAGGTCGGAATCAGGTACGGTGAGTCCAGCTTCACGGTCATGTACAAAGGCATGCCACTGGGGAGGGCGACGGTGCCTGGATTCTACCAGGATGCGCACAGTACGAAGAACGTTGAGGCCACCATCTCCGTCGACAGAGTCAATCTTATGCAAGCCCACGCCGCCGATCTCGTCAGAGATGCTTCCTTGAACGACCGAGTGGAGCTCACAGTCCGCGGAGACGTGGGGGCTAAGATCCGAGTCATGAATTTCGATTCACCGGGTGTTCAGGTTCTTCTCCCTTCTTTTCTCCCCGCATTTTGCTCGCTCAGCGATCTGGCCTAACCAGCGCAGTGTGAACACTTTTGACAAAGAAATTACCACactttttgagtaaaaaatgcgggtaaaaaaaaaaaaaagtggttgCTAAGTTAAATAGATTCCTTACACCACTAGTCATGCTCTTGTCTGTCCCCACTCTGCTTTCCTTTTGGCCTTTGCTTCTCCTtcacttttgatattttttctagGATCATTCATCCACGTCTATGCCACCACCTAAAAAGCtattatatgttatatattgaGGTGTAAATTACGAACAACGACACCATCTCCTTCCTTTCACTGGTTTATAGTGTATTGAtttaaactaataattttatcaaaaaaaaaatatatatatatataaaaagattcaCTCTGCTTGCTAATATATTGATGCATTGCAGGTATCCGTGAATTGCGGGATAGGCATTAGTCCCAGAAAGCAAGCTCTCATTTACAAGCAATGTGGCTTTGATGGCCTCAGCGTCTAATTCCAAAACTGTaacataataatattattatatatatatttgtactGACTACTCCCAACTGCAGAGGAGTTGCAAAAAAAGATCCAGCCAAACTGGTAAAGAAATGTAACAAGATCCATCCTTCCCCTGCcttttttgggaaatttttgtttctactaGCAACAATGTTTGTTTACCATAGATACTAATCAGTAGTTTACTCACGCTGCAATCGCTTGGCCTATCTAAAGTGCATACATTTCTGTTAATCAATTAGAGATATGCACTCATTTTCCCACATGGACAGTTACGTCAACACTCAAGTTGAAATGAACTGCTCCTGAATTGACATATGGTTTTATTACTGATTTTCTTGACGAGAGCACCGGCAGATTCAAAAGTAGTCTCAGAATACTTAGTCTTGGTTAATATGTAACTGAAATGACCCGAGACTATTCTTTTTGGATTACATATATGAAGATAAGTGATCAGTTCCTACATCGACTATCCTTTTTTCAATCCTCCTATCAGTTTGTAgctttctttttcctccaGAGCTTCCGTCAGTTTACCTTGTATTGCACACTGGGAAACCTAttcacaagtcacaaccaaCCAACCTCTGCCCATGAATCAAGAGAATATTGTGTGTATGTATCATATACAATCTAACTCGGCCTCTCCTCTCAACTCAAATGTTACCATCTTTCTTCtgacttttattttctacacCATGGGCTTGAGGATGTTGGACATTAACGGGCTACTTAAAAATGTTACTTGGTACAGGCCCATATTGTTCACAACGGAAACGGCAACTAGACgtagaagaagaggaagaagaagacgatgaaatTGGAGGAAATCGAATCGAATCGAAACATTTAGGGTTCCTCCTTCCTTGAGGTAATAATGTCAATTCTTTCTATGTATCTACTTTGGTACATAAAACATTGTCGCTCACATAAATTTTGATCCGTTGTTCTCTCAGAGTTCAGGTCAAGCTTTCTTTCCAATTTCGCCATGTAAGTTCCTTCGTCTTGTCTAGATTCTGCGTTATACCACCGTTAGGGATTTTTCTCACCAATGtcctttctttattcttttgcTCTCTTCATTTATTAGATCTCTAGCAATTTCTCTCTAAATTGAGTTATCCCCTTAAGCTATCAGATAGTATTGGTATTCCCGTCTTGACACATAGTAGTAAGCACATCCTCTACAGTTTAGTTTGTTGGGTATTTACTTAATGGCACTCTCCGTTTTCTTGCTTTACATAAAAATCTTGAAGAGCTTTGTGTGTAACATGGGAAGCTTAGCTTCATCCCTTAAACAGCCTCCTActttgacaacaaaaattgCTATGTCATAGTTATGAACGTTTTATTCGTTCCTTAGTTTGCTTATCTAACCTTTGATTTTCCATCCTACTCGATGGTTATAATTACAGGccagaagaagatgttgttgATCAGAAAAGATACTTTGAGGAATCTTGCAAACCAAAATGTGTGAAGCCACTACTTGAATATCAGGTGAATACGACTTGAGCTGTCACTGGTCATAACCTTGTTTTGCATTATACGAGTCATTTGACATAGAGAGAGAGTTGATTGCTTTCGGTGCTGCTTATCTATCTCACATCACATGGCTTCTTAGTGCTGCTCAGTTTTAACATCTTGTTGTTGTGGGTGGTTCAGGCGTGTGTCAAGAGGATCCAAGATGATGAGTCTGGCCACAAACATTGCACTGGGCAATATTTTGATTACTGGCATTGTGTTGACAAATGTGTAAGTGTGTGAGTGCTGTTTTTCTGTATACACCTAAAGTTTCGCGAAACTAAAATGACAAAGACAGCTACTTGGAgtctatttttctttccagGGTTATATAAAATGATGTGGATGCTTAACATTACTACTGCAAACCATAACTAACACGGGCTCCGTCCGTgtgggttttgtttctctggCAAACTGCGATTGCTTTGTTTTCGTACTGAGTTTGTGATGCGTCCATTAATGTTTAATGATAAGTGGAGtaataaaaaggaagaatcCGATTCTATCTTAGCTTAGGTCCATTTTATTCAACTGTTTGGTATGAAATCATTGAATTAATTCAAAGCACGTTGGTGTTAAACGTCTCCAGTTTCAAAGTGCAAACATATTAACAAGGCACGATGACAAAACGGCACGCTGTGCTTTGGTTTTGTGCATAAACGGCACGCTAACCAAATGTGTACtgtatataaatacataaatactaataattaCAAGTCTTCAGAACAGAAAGGCAAATTTCTCAAAGGAAGCGAAGCCCTAGCGTCCTCTCTCTGTCTTCTCGTTTCTGCGCCGGTAAGCTCTCTCTCAGATTTTAGATCTCATCAAGATCTAACCCTTATATCTCTCACGGATCATCATCGATCTTTCAGATCTGTTTTCCAATTTTCCCTGCTGATAGCGTCTTGGTTTCTCTAAATCCGTTGATTTGTTTTCGtctctagttttttttttttttttttcgtttttacaTGCCTGAGTCTAGCGTAGACTTTCTCTGACTTGACCCTCTTTTGCAGATTCGTAGTCTGTTGTGCGCTTGCCTCTCCTCTTTTGGATTAGCATACCTCTCACTCGCATCAGGTAAGAAGTTTGGTTCAGATTTAGTGAATCTCATTGCTTTAGTTTCAAAGCTTATTAGCTCTCTGTGTTTTTGCGTTGGTTATTACGTTGGAATACTTAACCCTTATAGCAACTACTGGAATTTTGCTGAAACATAGTTAGTCTCTATGCTTTGTTTGGATTGAATTGATTATGATGGAATGCAACATAGTTATCGCTGTGCCTTGTTTGGATGGAATGTTTTACCCTAATAGCAACAACTGTGATTTAGCtgaaagtgttttttttattccttctGTATTAGCATTGTGTAGTGTTCTGTATTACCATCATGTAGATACTCTCTGTGCTTTGGCTGGACTGATTGATGGAAGAGCtaacattgttttttcttctcttttgtgaGATGCACTTTTGGTTATCCTCATACCAAAATGCAGATTTTCAGTTGCTTTTTCTATCCAAATGGACTGCAAGAAGTTCATCCAGATGGTCGAGGAGAAGAAACGAAGAGttcttgagaagcaagaagctcCTTTGAAATGGGAGCAGAAGCTAGAGGCGGCTGCGAATGCCAAAGCAGACACAGAAACTAAAGTGAAGAGATCAAAGGGCCctaagagaaaacaaagggCTGCGTCTGAATCTAGCTCAGAAAGTGATAGTAGCTCTGAGGTGAGAAGAAAGTCTAGAAGATCTCACAATAAGCACCGAAGACATGCACACTCTGATTCAGATGACAGTGATAggaggaaagagaagaaatccAGGAGGCAGAAAAGAAGGTCCTTGAGTCCAAGCGATGATAGCACTGGTGATTATGAAAGTGGGTCAGAGGATGAGCTGAGGATGAAGATAAAGCACCATCGGA
It encodes the following:
- a CDS encoding Lung seven transmembrane receptor family protein (Lung seven transmembrane receptor family protein; FUNCTIONS IN: molecular_function unknown; INVOLVED IN: biological_process unknown; LOCATED IN: endomembrane system, integral to membrane; EXPRESSED IN: 22 plant structures; EXPRESSED DURING: 13 growth stages; CONTAINS InterPro DOMAIN/s: Transmembrane receptor, eukaryota (InterPro:IPR009637); BEST Arabidopsis thaliana protein match is: Lung seven transmembrane receptor family protein (TAIR:AT1G72480.1); Has 30201 Blast hits to 17322 proteins in 780 species: Archae - 12; Bacteria - 1396; Metazoa - 17338; Fungi - 3422; Plants - 5037; Viruses - 0; Other Eukaryotes - 2996 (source: NCBI BLink).); this translates as MDLGKLIQLSALLCPFLLSLHFRIAGASAHIYSSQPFHDVGNSLLLYGGSEGIFASSRSLIRFENITLWRTITGKGHRSNGLVQAVIFEASDRNNIGGSAYGGQRSICCTPDLAKLQGCKQGEIIRIPSPHDPQWPILLPVRFKGKRSSAKMADTEILITKTGIYNLLFISCDPQLKGLKMTGKTVWKNPDGYLPGRMAPLVNFYVYMSLAYLLLSAVWFFQYLRFRMDILPLQHCITAVILLGLLEMLFWYLDYANFNHTGMRPLALTTWVVTIGALRKTVSRILILCVSMGFGVVKSTLGGLTSKVLLVGVTYFIASEILDIAEHVGIIDDMSGRSKLFLVLPDAFLDAFLILWIFTSLSKTLEQLQMKRTSVKLEIYRKFSNALAVMVVASVAWIVYEVYFKATDPFNERWQTAWTITAFWDVIAFLLLCIICYLWTPSQNSQRYVTST
- a CDS encoding myb-like HTH transcriptional regulator family protein (myb-like HTH transcriptional regulator family protein; CONTAINS InterPro DOMAIN/s: Homeodomain-like (InterPro:IPR009057), Myb, DNA-binding (InterPro:IPR014778), Myb-like DNA-binding domain, SHAQKYF class (InterPro:IPR006447), HTH transcriptional regulator, Myb-type, DNA-binding (InterPro:IPR017930), Homeodomain-related (InterPro:IPR012287); BEST Arabidopsis thaliana protein match is: Homeodomain-like superfamily protein (TAIR:AT3G04450.1); Has 1678 Blast hits to 1660 proteins in 60 species: Archae - 0; Bacteria - 1; Metazoa - 0; Fungi - 0; Plants - 1660; Viruses - 0; Other Eukaryotes - 17 (source: NCBI BLink).); the protein is MEADNGGPNSSHASKQRLRWTHELHERFVDAVAQLGGPDRATPKGVLRVMGVQGLTIYHVKSHLQKYRLAKYLPDSSSEGKKTDKKESGDMLSGLDGSSGMQITEALKLQMEVQKRLHEQLEVQRQLQLRIEAQGKYLKKIIEEQQRLSGVLGEPSAPVTGDSDPATPAPTSESPLQDKSGKDCGPDKSLSVDESLSSYREPLTPDSGCNIGSPDESTGEERLSKKPRLVRGAAGYTPDIVVGHPILESGLNTSYHQSDHVLAFDQPSTSLLGAEEQLDKVSGDNL
- a CDS encoding myb-like HTH transcriptional regulator family protein (myb-like HTH transcriptional regulator family protein; BEST Arabidopsis thaliana protein match is: myb-like HTH transcriptional regulator family protein (TAIR:AT3G13040.2); Has 35333 Blast hits to 34131 proteins in 2444 species: Archae - 798; Bacteria - 22429; Metazoa - 974; Fungi - 991; Plants - 531; Viruses - 0; Other Eukaryotes - 9610 (source: NCBI BLink).), yielding MGVQGLTIYHVKSHLQKYRLAKYLPDSSSEGKKTDKKESGDMLSGLDGSSGMQITEALKLQMEVQKRLHEQLEVQRQLQLRIEAQGKYLKKIIEEQQRLSGVLGEPSAPVTGDSDPATPAPTSESPLQDKSGKDCGPDKSLSVDESLSSYREPLTPDSGCNIGSPDESTGEERLSKKPRLVRGAAGYTPDIVVGHPILESGLNTSYHQSDHVLAFDQPSTSLLGAEEQLDKVSGDNL
- a CDS encoding Lung seven transmembrane receptor family protein (Lung seven transmembrane receptor family protein; FUNCTIONS IN: molecular_function unknown; INVOLVED IN: biological_process unknown; LOCATED IN: endomembrane system, integral to membrane; EXPRESSED IN: 22 plant structures; EXPRESSED DURING: 13 growth stages; CONTAINS InterPro DOMAIN/s: Transmembrane receptor, eukaryota (InterPro:IPR009637); BEST Arabidopsis thaliana protein match is: Lung seven transmembrane receptor family protein (TAIR:AT1G72480.1); Has 35333 Blast hits to 34131 proteins in 2444 species: Archae - 798; Bacteria - 22429; Metazoa - 974; Fungi - 991; Plants - 531; Viruses - 0; Other Eukaryotes - 9610 (source: NCBI BLink).); this translates as MDLGKLIQLSALLCPFLLSLHFRIAGASAHIYSSQPFHDVGNSLLLYGGSEGIFASSRSLIRFENITLWRTITGKGHRSNGLVQAVIFEASDRNNIGGSAYGGQRSICCTPDLAKLQGCKQGEIIRIPSPHDPQWPILLPVRFKGKRSSAKMADTEILITKTGIYNLLFISCDPQLKGLKMTGKTVWKNPDGYLPGRMAPLVNFYVYMSLAYLLLSAVWFFQYLRFRMDILPLQHCITAVILLGLLEMLFWYLDYANFNHTGMRPLALTTWVVTIGALRKTVSRILILCVSMGFGVVKSTLGGLTSKVLLVGVTYFIASEILDIAEHVGIIDDMSGRSKLFLVLPDAFLDAFLILWIFTSLSKTLEQLQMKRTSVKLEIYRKFSNALAVMVVASVAWIVYEVYFKATDPFNERWQTAWTITAFWDVIAFLLLCIICYLWTPSQNSQRYAYSGDVDEENEEAQSLTGGKQDGDISLVKQEKNAESDREEDVEEDKRE